The sequence below is a genomic window from Ignavibacteriota bacterium.
AATAAAAATACTGAGTATGAGATAAGAAAAAAGCTGTTATCATAGATTAAATCAGAAAATTTAGGCTTATGATGATTTGCCTTTTCGTTTGGATAGTTCAATTTTTGCCTGCTGCTGAATTAATTCGTAATTTTCAAGTTCAAATTTGTATTTGATTCTATTATCAATATCTGCAAGATTAAAATACGCTTCCCTAATCAATAAAAACTTGTCTAAAGATTTTGAGTCATTTTCAGTATGGTCAGGATGATATTTTCTTGCAAGTTTATAATACGCACGCTTTACATCATCTGCAGAAGCAGTACGAGGTATTCCCAGCACTTTGTAATAATCAATTACTTTCATTTATTTAAGCTGCTATTCCCACCATTTTTCTGTTTCAATTTTCATCGCATTTTCTTTCAATTTCTCGTCATTATCATAGTTGAAGGCATCGAAAAAAGACTTCCAGCTTTTCTCAAGTTTAGAATCATCTACAGAAGGGTTTATTGTAATTCCATAATAAACATCCTCAAGTTCTTCAATCATTATATCCTCACCCCAAAGTACCGGATAATGCAGTTTATTATCAGAAGATTTCCAATTACCCACAAAAGTATGATTTTTTGCAAATTGAGGTATTGCCTTTGCAAATCTTAATTCGTCAACAATTTTTGATAATATTATGTAATAATCACCTGTAAATTCACCTTTGTGCGAGCCACTCCCAATTTCCTTGAACACTGCTGAGAATCTGCACATCACAAGCCAGTGACTTGTAACAGGTTCTTTGAATTCGTAGACACTTTTAAGCTGTAAATGTCCTGCAAATTCTGAAATATTATTTTTTACTTTAGTTTTACCTTTGATGATATATCTTCCTGCACTTTTTGATTCCAGTTTGACGTCATTAATCTTTACTCTGATACGCTCGAGTTCATTGCCAATAAATCCGTAAATTTTTACGGGATCAGAATTCAGAAAATATTCGGTTAATTCGTAGTCAATTGTAAATTTTGAGGCACCCAAATCATTATATACTGCTTTTCGTAAAGATTTTAACAGGTGCTCATTATAATCTGTGTGAAACTGCTCTGGATTATAAGAAAGCAGCTTTGATGAAAAGAATGTCAATGCAAACAAAATCAAAATTATATTTTTCATGTCAAACAATTTTTAATATAAATCAAAAAAAT
It includes:
- a CDS encoding DnaJ domain-containing protein produces the protein MKVIDYYKVLGIPRTASADDVKRAYYKLARKYHPDHTENDSKSLDKFLLIREAYFNLADIDNRIKYKFELENYELIQQQAKIELSKRKGKSS